ACCTTACTACTGCACTTAAGGTGATGATCTCTGCACCTTACTACTGCACTTAAGGTGATGATACAAGGGGCAACTCTTTGAGCTTTTTGTTCCTAGACAATATTGAAGAGCAATGCTGCTTGGCTACTTTTCCTAGCAAGAAAATGGTATCTGTATCTGGTTGCCCCAATTAGTTGCCCTATGTCTCACCTTGATGCCCATTGATGGCATTAATCATTGACCAAAGTTTTCTGGCAACAATTCCCCTGTGTATCATCACCTTTAAATTTAAGTAAAGAACATCACTCCAAAAGAGCTCAAAGATTCGCACAAAGTGTCACCTTGAGTAGTTTAGAGTCATGGCACAACCAAAATGTCACATTGGTCCGACAAGCATTTGAATTCCGCCCTTTCAGACTTGGCAACAGTTTAATGATGTTTATTAACATCATGCAAGATGTCTTGGTgccaaatatattttcattaagcTGGTCTAAACATGCCAACAAGATATACAGATACAGGCTACATGAACACGAAAGCTTTTTTAATACTGAGCTTAAATTGTAGATAAAACACTCATTACTTTTAATGAATATGTACTGAATATAACAACACCGGAGTATTGGAAAGACATGTCTCAGAATAAATTTTTGCGAAACATAAAATGTGCTGCTTCTTGTATGTTTTGTGGCAAATTTTAGACGACATTTTCACtaagtgaagtttgtttataaacaaattttgagaggatcacatgcttataattgcttgcagctggtcccgcattatccaattcatgattcaccaatcagacgattcctaagccactataaataccctaagttccatataacagccatcatCATTTTTAAGAAtccctcttccacccctactactcctcctcctttcctagatgggtggaccggtggttagcactgttgcctcactgcaagaatgtcactggttctagtctttaccaagccagccaacgtttctgtgcagagtttacacattctcccagctcatgtgggtttcccccgggttccccggtttcctcccaccatccaaaaacttgcaacttaagttaattgactaagcCAAATGACAGTGTTtaagcatgtgaaattctgtcatactgcgctgcgaaaaggggtgggattaagcAAGATGATTTGACAAAAAAGtgagtgattggtccatatttgaAACTTCTGTACACTCAGGTCATGTTTAGATGTTTGATTGGTTGCACGCAGTCACATGATTCGATTTCGCAGGTCAGTTTTGACCAGGTATtgactttgcaatgcagcgaactgctaaacttgtcgcatgagcttgcgtttccggtctgttGCATTCACATGCAtacgaatggaagtctatggggcgaaagAGCAGTGTGTCCATGGCTTAATAGAAATAGATATGTCAGGCAAGTGCATTCAGTTACAAACTGTTGACACTGTTAGTAAGTACATGAAAATAATCCTTTGTTCGTAGATAATATGAATCTGTGAATATAATTAGTGTGCATGTTAGTGTCATACTGCATTAATATCTTAAACTGCAGACTGCAGTCAAACATGTTTAAGTATGTTTTTGTGATATCACAGAAATGTAGGCTGATGTACTGTGTTGCAAAgtaaagctttaaaaataaatagaaatgcttTATTTTGCAACAATAAACTCCATGCAGCTATCTGTTTTCAAGGGAAATTCACCATGTGTCACAGTTTTCCAAGAAAAACCCACCATGAGCcgtttgattaaattaatataacCTGATATTTACTCAATTATCTTCTGCTGTCTTCTCCAAGAAAGAAAGTCAGGCCATTTTTATATATTGTGGCAGTGAGTAAATGGTGAtagaacataatttttttttcttgtgtgaaTTATCCTTTAACTTAATCAAATTATACATTTATGGCCTTGAGGCAAAATAAAATGCTACAATGAAaagtatatatgttttatttgccATTAACATGGTTACTAAGGTTCAGTCAATTTAAGACACAATCACTTCTTTCCTCTCTTTTGGAATCCTGAGAAGAAATGTCCACACAGATCCATTCCTTGGAAACCCCTTCATTTGCTTAGAAGGTTTCCACATGTTTCCCGCAATGGTGTATTCCAGAGTCAAGGTGCGATTCAGTGTGAACACTGAGTCTCCTCTCACTACAGATGTAAACAGTGCCCCCTTGCTATTGCCATAGTGCCCAGGCATTGATGTCCATTGCCCTGTGGTGATGTTGTAGCAATCCATCAAACAGCGCAGGAAATCATCTTTGGGACCATTGCGTATGACATAAAGGTTGTCCCTGTGGGCCACCATACAGTGTCCATAGCTCTGGTGCTTCAGAAGGGTACTCACCAGAACCCATGCATCTTGTTTTGGGATGTATTCATAGATTTCATTGGTGTCCATCGGCTTCCAAAGACACACAAATATTCGGCTCATGGCATTGGTGCATGCGATCCCCGCTACCGGTCGAGGTAAAGGTGCTGCAAAAGTCCACTCCTTTGTGGCAACATTATATATCTCAACTGAGGACATAGTGGTCCCTCCAGACTCTCCTCCCATGGCATAGAGGCTACCTTCAATCCCTGTTAGGGTGAAGTTGTACCGTGACTGTCTGGGGCCTGGCAGCAAACTCCAGGTGTTGGTGACAACATCATAGCAAAAGCTAGCATCCACAGCTCTCTTGTCAACACCATGCACACCTCCAACAACATAGAGTTGGTTGTCCAAAACAGTCAAACCAGACAAAGATGTGCTGGCCTCCATAGGCAAGGCGGTAAGAACCTTCCAGTCTCCTTCATCCTCATCGAGGTAGCATACCGTTCTTGTGGCAGCAAGAGGAAGCTCATCTGCGGTGCAAGTTGAGTGGGAACCTACCGCCACGAATGCACTAGGAACCAGAGAGTCCACAAATTCGGTCAGCTCCTGTGGAAGGTCCTTCAAGTCCTCTTGCAGGTCATGGTACATATTGCGAATAAACTGCGCCGACATTTCTTGGAGACCCCATAAACCATAAATGGCAGAAGCTTGGTACATGAGCAGACAATTGTCAGAGTTGAGAAGATCCTGAAGATGCCTGGCAAGTGGTTCGGTCTGGAAGAAAGCAGCACATTCAATGGCTTCCAAAATCTCATCATCATTTAGAATGGGTCTGTCACCAGTGGCCACAGACAACATTATTACGAATCCTTTAGCTTTAAGGTTCTTGAGGTGAATCTCTTCTTGATGGCACTCTATCATCCCAGATCTGTAAAGAGCCCTGAAATATTCGCATTCCTTTATCAACAAAGACTTGTTTGTTTCAAAGACATTATCTCCAACTCTGACCTTGACAATATCCATGTCTAGCAGCCTATTTGAACAAACTGGTCTGGTGTTCTTGGATAATAAAAGCTTACTGTTGTTTAAAATAATGCATGGTGAACAATTGTCTACAAAATATCCACCAAAACTCAACCATAGCCTGGCATTTACAACAAAATAGCCCCGCAAGTGAGTTAACAGAACTGCCCCCCTCCAGCTGGCGCATGGTTGGGGTTCAGTTCTGTTACTAAGATAGCACTGCCTATTGATAGCAGCAGTGCCTCATGACAGACATTTAACAGAAATGAGCAATGACTTGAGCGAGGAACAACATACTCATAACACTTTTAAGGTCAATGATATGAATTACACTGCATCTGTGATTAATTGTGCTGATTGGTTGTTTGTTCTTGCTAGCGGCAGTGTCATTGTATCCAACAAAACAGTTAGCTCAAGCTGTTGGATTCTTTGAGGTTTATTAAGTGATACTTCATATTGTTTGTTCTATGGGTGTGAATGACACATCAAGTTATGTGGTATGTAAATACGTTACTAAAGACGTCAGATGGACAATTAAGTAAAAATGAATCTGAACTGAGTTGACTGGATTTGTTTAAGAGATCTAGTGAAGTATCAAGCAAATACTTTCCAGACACATATTTTTATGTAGAATTTTTGAGGACAGCACAAAATTTTAAGCAATACACATTTACATTCGAATGAAAATGTATCTCCTTTTTAAAAAGGAcactattttgtaaatgtaactGCAGGTTAGCCATGTATATAAACTGTCCACCCTATACACAACACCTAAACCCTTTCTGAATGTGACTCTAATGTAACGTTTATCTTTTGTAAAGTTGCTTtagaggcgacgcagtggcgcattaggtagtgctgtcacctcacagcaagaaggtcactggttcaatcctcggtttagttggcgtttctgtgtggagtttgcatgttctccctgcgttcacgtgggtttcctccgggtgctccggtttcccccacagtccaaagacatggggtacaggtgagttccccttcggggggaacttcagcactataagtggatttgattgtaaaatccacgcattgggaggttcggttcagaagctactcgtctgaaagagtattgaacgggccaattaagaatgaattggcagcgcaagcctgcgcaggtgagcggcataagcaatcaactgagtatataagctcacctggcgccagcagacgctatccttttcgcttcagagactttctgatcgagtcgatgagggttcctcctgctgtgaccagcgattctgagcgaacgagagcattctcccggtccagagtgtgtacacgcagtggcagacggtcgagctgggtttctcccttgcctggcgttctttgggtccggtcctccagagcggtgcgtataaagttgcaaacttcacagaaagagcaacacagtcgtgcagcacgtccttatcaggacggcgctccgactgtgcgtttctggatgcggtggtttcctgtcctcggatgatgggcgcgggcactgcgttacatgtctgggggtccagcatgttaatgcgctgctcgcgggcagttcatgtcgtcattgcgatgccatgactgttgcgcaagatcgcggttagcctttgcaaaagggcgaaccaccccagttgtcccctgttctgcagcgggcactcgggcagatctgagggtttcagcgagagataatccgtcgcccacgggcccgcggacctcccgctcctctaagcgctccatccaagcttcgggcgggggaagcgatccgtctaacagatggtagcccttacgcccgatgacaccggagaccagatgtccaccgcggcatcggagggtgggctttcattgtccgatgatgatccagacccgctcgcccccttcgggctggtgagcgctgtcactacggatcctgaaacggacatgttagccgtgctttcccgggctgcttcggccgtgggttggagatggtttatcccccagctccgcggccggaccgactagaggggcgttcccttcttcccggaggtgcacagtaggctcacgcggtcttgtaaagcacttttttctgctcgtgctgcgtgttcctccaccctaaccactcttgacggtgaaacagccagggggtatgtggcgattcctcaggttgagtgcgcgatggcggtaaatccgcgcggcgcctcttcttggcgggttcgcctcgtctcccatccaaagcctgtaagttatctacctccctcggagctagagcttacatagctgcgggccaggctgcttccgccttgcatgcgatagccacctaccagcgctaccaagcgcaggcgctggccgagctgcacgagggtgggtccaacccaggcttacgagcttcgcaccgccgccgacttagctcttcggactactgagtccgctgcgtgtgcgttggggaggacgatgtccacattagtggtccaggagcgccacccctggctgatatgcgcaaagtcgacaaagtccgctttcttgacttccccatatccccagccaggttcggcgacactgtctgtgaattcacccaggaattcaaggcggtgagagagcagttggtgggtgatgtcttatcggcggtccgtagcccgctccgcccgccgtgccattcatacctgctcctcgccgaaggcgcccgcctacgagagctgctctgcccccgcacacgccttcggcgaagcgagcgcgtcgggcacctcggaagcaggcagcccccctgcccagaacgccgctaagtccggcaacggaccgcgaagcgcccctgggacaggccatctggagaagagggaacttgctctttccccgctggagggcggggccccatttccaacggcactttttactgccatgaaaacattatgaaagggcacttttcacttccccagatgtgacagcccgaaatctgccagtctgggacgctatgctttctagcttgcagattcggtgcgtttcgccagtggctcacgagcgctgggaggacggtctcctttctcccacccctcgagcctcccctccggagctcgggtttggagtgagagcaaatatctcacctccagcttttccgtgggacccgcgagcttcccggatcagcacacccactccgcgctgccccactgctggtacgtcagcgattgtagcgatgagtccattagcgagagctctgcctgcctggttagcgcgggccagctcttcgcggtggctcatacgcacaatcagactcggctatgcgattcagttcgcgaaacggccccccaagtcacgggtgtgtattcaccagggtcagccccctgtccgcccctgtcttgcgagaggagattgctgtcctcctggcgaaggatgcaatcgagccgctccctccagccgagatggagagcgggttttacagcccacgcttcatcgtgcccaaaaagagcggtgggttacggccaatcctagatctgcgcgttttgaaccgctgcctgcacaagctgccgttcagaatgctaacgcagaagcgcatcctccggtgcgttcgtcctctgggttggtctgcagcattagacctgatggatgcgtatttccatgtctccactcttcctcgccaccgacagtttctgcggtttgcgtttgaaggtcgagcttggcaatacaaagccctccccttcgggctctctctgtctccgcgggtcctcaccaagcccgcggagggtgcctcagcgccccttcggctcgcgggcatctgcatactcaatttctttacgactggctgaatttgccctctctttgattatgcacagagttgattatgcacagagacaaagtgctctggcacttccacctgtgggggtttcaggtcaaccgagaaaagagcaaactcgcccccgtgcagaggatctcttctctcgggctggagctggactcggtcaccatggcagcgcgcctctccggagagcgcgctcagctgatgctgtactgtctgagagagctcgacagtaaaatagtggtcccactgaaactatttcagaggctcctggggcatatggcatccgcagccgcttcatgccgctcggattattctatatgagaccacttcagcactggcttcacgatcgagtccccagacgcgcatggcacgcgcgcgcacaccgagtctctgttactgcgctgtgtcgccgcgccctcagcccttggagcgatccctcgttcctacaggcctgggtgtctctagaacaggcgtccagtcttgttgtcgtttcagcagacgcttccaacacgggctggggggctgtgcgttgcgggcatgcggctgcggacctgtggaaaggtacccagttgcattggcatatcgcctggagctgttggcagtgttcctcgctctccaccgtttttttccggtgctggagcggcaacacgtgctggtcaggacggacagtacggcggcggtggcgtatatcagccgtatagggggtatgcgctctcgccgcatgtctcagctcgcccgccgtctgctcctctggagtcatccgcggctgaaatcgctgcacgccattcatattcaggcaagctcaaccgtgcagccgatgcgctctcacggcagccttgcgtcctggagcatggagactccaccccgagtctgttcagctgatatgggcgcgattcggggaagcccagatcgatctgttgcttaccccgagatcgctcattgccagttgttctttccctgaccgagcgctctcggcacggatgcactggcttacagctggcctcggggcacgcgcaatacgcgtttcccccagtgagcctgctcgcgcagttactgtgcatggtcagggaggacgaggaacaggttgctggttgcgcccctctggctcaaccggacctggatgtcagagctctccctcgcgatagccctcccctggcagtcccttcgagggagcacctactctctcagggacagggcaccccctggcaccctcgccgatctttggagatttttagacgcgaggaagacttaggtaacctccgattgcggtggctaataccgtcactcgggctagagccccctccccgagctcgcctatgccctgacgtgaagtctattcactgaatggtgtgtctctcgctgagaagacccccgtaatttgccagatcagcgttgtgctttctttagagaagctggagagcaggctgtcgccctccacactcaaggttacgtggctgccatctccgctctcataacgcggtggctggcagcaccgtgggaacgcacaacctcatcatccggttcctcaggggcattaagcgaattaatccaccccgccccctctcatgccctcttaggatctcgccctcgctacacaagccgcgtcagatcccttcgatcctcgactcagtatatttctgtccctgaagacagctctgctggtcgcgttgatatcgatcagagggtcggggacccggaggcatttttcggtcagtgactcgtgcctgtaattgggctggcttctctcacgtatgagaccccgcccgcgatatgtgcccaaggttcctaccactccgttttaatacgaggtagtgagcctgcaagcgctgccctcggaggaggcagacccagcccttatttattgtccagttcgcgttttgcgtattatccggaccgcactcagagtttagatcatctgagcagctcttcgtctgttatagcggtcggcagcagggaagtgccgtaccgaaataagttcccactagattgtggatgccttctttcactatcagagccgagatgagccgcgtcccccgagagcgcgtgcgcactccaatcggagcttcgcatcctctcgagcgcacgcacgcggcgcccctctaacagacatctgtagagctgcgggctgggtgacacctaacacatttgcaaggttttacaatctgcgagtggagccggtttcctcaagggtattaggtaacccttggtgattgaggaaacaattcggtagggtgttgaaacacgcttgctgcgccattttccctaacacggagatacgtgcgcctttttatctgtcagtaaagttccccgtcaggtgagccctgcagattcctccgtggcccccagcactgactcagcggaggagtcacttgctggcccactacgttgtaggtctgcccgctggtcagcccgcgttttgggtaaaggtgcctgctatgcgtggtccccactaggcgatcccatatgcttattcagccacggttaagtccccccctgggcggacccgtgtcttccctccccgctaaccactcttttgctatgcgtactccccctttttagggctagtccatatgtaaattctgccatctatccccccttgggtaacggatggcctccgcagcgtcctccctatcgggattgcacgcttcccaacgtactgtcgtattttcctagaattatctagatgctcacgactcccaaaaaaatatatataaatccgtaaaacttctgttgaagtaggataaattagggccagggacacgttggaggaccgcgccccccatgatgtgggtgcgtcacgcttgcttgactatctcctcatcgggggtgttggtaaggtgcagtcattatggcgctttcaatgggctcccaatgcgtggattttacaatcaaatccacttatagtgctgaagttccccccgaaggggaacgttcgaggttactaaagtaacccttcgttccccgaggaggggaacggaagcactatactccgtcgccataatgactgtcccttagctgttgaaagtctcttcagcttaaaaaggatagcgtctgctggcgccaggtgagcttatatactcagttgattgcttatgccgctcacctgcgcaggcttgcgctgccaattcattcttaattggcccgttcaatactctttcagacgagtagcttctgaaccgaacctcccaatgcgtggattttacaatcaaatccacttatagtgcttccgttcccctcctcggggaacgaagggttactttagtaaccttgaacgttaggtaggctaaattgtccgtagtgtatgagtgtgtgtgttaatttgggtgtggatgtttctcagagataggttgtggctggaagggcatccgctgcgttaaaatgtgctggataagttggtggttcattctgctgtggcgaccctggattgataaagggactaagccaagaagaaaatgaatagatgaatggaaaGTTGCTTTAGAACAATATTTATTGTGAAAAGCAAAAATAAacctaaattcaattcaattggaCTTTAGTCTAGTGCACTAAATGAGCATCCTGAgcaaattaaaaacaacacagtAACCTTCTAGCAACCATTAACCACACAAACAGGACATAATGAAACCTGCATACTAATATAAACTACAAACCTACCCAGAACACCCAAGTGACCGACTAACAACAGAAAAGAACACCTCGGCACAGCCTGCCAACAATACAGAACACTATAGCACCCACATAAACCAGAACACCTTGAAATCTGCACCGTGACCATAGAAGAAACCTCTAGGTACAACCCTGAACGCATCCAAAACCCTTTGCCAAGTGCCTAGAAATACTTTGACTACCAATACATTGGTCAGAACACCTTAGCTATCATCATGAATCCACTAAAATTGGTAAAGTAAATAAGGGATGGTTGCCAAAATTATCAGTTTGTTTATATTGCATTCTGTGGTGAAGATTTTTGGTTTGATTCGgtttatagagtaaaaaaaatctgttttgtaacAATTGTACAATtgtaagctgggtacaatttatgtcatatgttttatcatttcatattcattaattttaGCATTTCaaacagttattttgtaattaattcagttgtaaccatagagaattattgtcattaaatcatctcattttcaagtatttgtgaaatacttttgatttaacatcaacacttgtTGAATTGtttcatattgcaatacaatacaatcacatgaTATCAATGCTCTCctacatttatagctattaatactacccttatttccgtttttggtatgagatagcagaagaatggtttgactagaaatgtacagttttttccCATTaatactgataactttttagACATTCAGCAGAACTACAGTAAGttgcaagaaagtcactggtttgagccatggctggatcagttggcatttctgtgtggagtttgcatgttcttcccatgttctcgtgggttttctctatgtgctccggtttccccaacagtccaaagatgagaataattgaatacactaaactagcagtagtatatgtgtgtgaatgcaagagtgtatgggtgtttcccaatgttgggttacggctgtggcgacccctgattaataaaggttaagctggaaaagaaaatgaatgaattgtcttTGACCTGATCCCCCAAGCAAGTGCATATAAACGATTAAACATCCTAATAAGCACTTAAGTATAATCCTGGATGCTCTGTAacagccagttttttttttttgttttttttataaaaataataaaaatttaattaaaaatgaaaatttagctTACTTTGCAATTGTGATTCCATTAAGACTGCCTAATCAAAACACACAACACTGACAAAAAGGTAAACAAGAGTATATCAGACATAGCAGAACACATCCCAACACGAGTCCGTCTTTAATAAAAGGTAATTAACCCTCCTGCAGTGCAAGTTATGAGGTAATTGCGGGTCAGTGGTCCTGCTGTGAGGCTTTCATATCGCTGTGAGAGATCAATCTGGGTTACCCTGAGTGCTCAGATTCATTATCTACACACACCTAGACATTGGGGGCTCATAGCGTTACTAGGAAACTGTAAAGTTAAAGTCTGCTTGTCTGTCTTGAGTGTCAAGAATTGAACCCCTGTCTGTCTAAGAGCTTATGTGCTAGTTAAGTTTTGATGCATGGAATACTGCTTCTGGTCCAAGCCTTTACTCATTTGATTTGAGAAAACTCAATAATGGCTAATATAGCTAgttatgtataatataataaagcaaATATTTGACAAGATCATTGTGTTCACTACAGTCACTGAACTTTATGCATCCCAGACaccagtattttattattattatcattattattttattttttttcctttttcaaaacagttcagaacaaaacaaacaaaacaacaacaacaataaaacattttttaaaggaacatgGAAACAAAAGAGACATACAATACAAGTGTCAAAGATCATTGAATACAATCTTATTTACATTCGTATTTATTGTTGATAAAATGTTGCTATATAAAGTTTTGTTGAGGGTTAC
The DNA window shown above is from Danio rerio strain Tuebingen ecotype United States chromosome 25, GRCz12tu, whole genome shotgun sequence and carries:
- the kbtbd13b gene encoding kelch repeat and BTB domain-containing protein 13, producing MDIVKVRVGDNVFETNKSLLIKECEYFRALYRSGMIECHQEEIHLKNLKAKGFVIMLSVATGDRPILNDDEILEAIECAAFFQTEPLARHLQDLLNSDNCLLMYQASAIYGLWGLQEMSAQFIRNMYHDLQEDLKDLPQELTEFVDSLVPSAFVAVGSHSTCTADELPLAATRTVCYLDEDEGDWKVLTALPMEASTSLSGLTVLDNQLYVVGGVHGVDKRAVDASFCYDVVTNTWSLLPGPRQSRYNFTLTGIEGSLYAMGGESGGTTMSSVEIYNVATKEWTFAAPLPRPVAGIACTNAMSRIFVCLWKPMDTNEIYEYIPKQDAWVLVSTLLKHQSYGHCMVAHRDNLYVIRNGPKDDFLRCLMDCYNITTGQWTSMPGHYGNSKGALFTSVVRGDSVFTLNRTLTLEYTIAGNMWKPSKQMKGFPRNGSVWTFLLRIPKERKEVIVS